In the genome of Bremerella sp. P1, the window TTTCGAGTTGGGCCGTTTCCGACATATTGGGGCGAATCAGACAAGAGCGTAAAAATTTTGAACGTTAAGCCAGCGATGCCACGAGCTAGGGGAAGCGGCAATTTGAGGTTTTCCGCAGGCTTCTTTTTAAGAATGAATCGCAGATTTCTCTGGCAATTCGGCAGGCTAACGAATCGGCACATTTTGTCCGGCGAATGCAGGCCGGGTTCCATGCACGCGGAGGATTCGCAGCACTTCGCAAACCGTTCCCGCGTCGCGGTTTAGATGGGTATGCAGCGAGTTCACCATGATCTCGGTTTGCACGCCTGGCAGTCGAGCGCTGGAGACAGGAACCACGCTGTCGCTTTGCCCATCGTGCGGCGACCACCAGCCATTGCCTAAGATCGTGTGGCTGGGAATGTCCGGTTGAATCGGCAAGCGATAGATGCCGGTTAGCAGCAAGCTATCGGGTCTGATCAAATCGAGACTGATCGGTATGCGGTGGCGGAACTCTTTGCGGAACGCGGCCGGGTTGTCTTCAAGCAGTTGCTTATGGGCATCCTTCAAGCAGGGATCTTGATGGACCAGCACCGACGATACGTGACCTGTCTTGGCGGACAGATGCGTGGTGCCTTGATGAGGCGTGCCGATGAAAACCACACGACCAACATGGGGCGAGTGGGTGAAGTAAAACTGATCGCGCAGGTACTGCTGCATTTTTGGCGGAGCATCCAGGGTACTCATCGGCTGGAAGGCGATGTGTTCCCACAGCGTGTTGCCACTGTCGGTCACTTGCAGCTTCGCGATGAGGCCTCCCATGCTGTGCCCCACGAGGACGACATTGCGGAGGTCACGATCGAACCCGCTGGGGTCCATTTCCATAATGATCTGATTGAGCTGATCACGCAGCACGGAGGCTGACTCCATGAACGGAGCACCGCTGGGATGGTGAAACGCCCAAACTTCGTAACGCGATGCTAAGTCAGGGTTGCCGTCGATCTCGTTGGCAATTCCAGCCCAGGTATAAGGAGCCGAGAAGAGACCATGGACAAAGATGACGGGGATCTTGCCTTTGCGATGCGGTTCGAGAATGAACAGTCCTTGCTCGTCCATGTTCCGGTAAGGGTGCATGGCCTGTAGCTTCGACTCGCCGCGTGTTTCGCTGAGCAAGTAAGCGTAAGGAGCGGTCGTGTCTTTGGCCAGTGGAATCTGGCGGCAATTGAATTCGACATCGCCTGAGGTACGTGGGTCGTACAGTTCAAGCTTAGCGACGACCTGTTCCACATGCGTACCGCTGGGGATCGCTGCTTCGACGGTTGCGTCGTACAGATTCATTTCCGCTTCAGGTCGTAGAATGCCGGTGACCGAAAACGGAACTTCCTTCGGGAACCACTTGTCGGCCTTCTTCTTTTCGCGGATGCAGACCATTGGCACGCCGAGCCCCGGCGAGCGGTGCTTGGTCAGCAGGTAACGCGACTGGTAGTCCCCCACGACGTGCCAGCGATCGAAGTCGTCGGCCGTGCGCTGGAAGTTGACGTATTCGAATTCGACGATCTTGTAGCCACCATTAACGGGTAGCTTGATGCCGCACTTTTTATCGATGTAGCCCGCCTTATCGGCAATGAACATCAAGCGTGCGATCGACGAGTGATAGACCTGCCACGCCCTTTCGGTGCCTGGGGTCGTTTTCGGTTGCGGCGGGACGGTTTGCATGTAGCGATAGGCCGCGATGGCCGCATCGAGATACATGTTCATCGCCGATTCATCGAGCTGTTTATCGGCATCGACCGCCATTGCGTAATACGACTCGGCTTGTCGTAGTTGGATATCGGCGGATTCGGTTTCTGGTATCGATGTCTCGACGATGCCTTGCATCTCAGGCATGTAGAGCACTTCCCCTTCGCCCAGTTCGCTTTGAAAGAACTCGGGGCCGATATTGGTCGGCTCGCCGACGACCTCAGGACCCGTCACCGGGTAGGTTGGCGTTTCGATACGTTCGCCACCGTGATCC includes:
- a CDS encoding esterase/lipase family protein, whose translation is MVRWKPTFAALCAAILLIQFASGCALCRKGRWRDPQMVAPCPEANPKSQYPFGIWWNSCEVTAIESTDLDADSLADARPATEVASSFIQLCAFEEEIDAPEGYQDVSTNLGEAVVGRPLKRMSNMPNLLDHGGERIETPTYPVTGPEVVGEPTNIGPEFFQSELGEGEVLYMPEMQGIVETSIPETESADIQLRQAESYYAMAVDADKQLDESAMNMYLDAAIAAYRYMQTVPPQPKTTPGTERAWQVYHSSIARLMFIADKAGYIDKKCGIKLPVNGGYKIVEFEYVNFQRTADDFDRWHVVGDYQSRYLLTKHRSPGLGVPMVCIREKKKADKWFPKEVPFSVTGILRPEAEMNLYDATVEAAIPSGTHVEQVVAKLELYDPRTSGDVEFNCRQIPLAKDTTAPYAYLLSETRGESKLQAMHPYRNMDEQGLFILEPHRKGKIPVIFVHGLFSAPYTWAGIANEIDGNPDLASRYEVWAFHHPSGAPFMESASVLRDQLNQIIMEMDPSGFDRDLRNVVLVGHSMGGLIAKLQVTDSGNTLWEHIAFQPMSTLDAPPKMQQYLRDQFYFTHSPHVGRVVFIGTPHQGTTHLSAKTGHVSSVLVHQDPCLKDAHKQLLEDNPAAFRKEFRHRIPISLDLIRPDSLLLTGIYRLPIQPDIPSHTILGNGWWSPHDGQSDSVVPVSSARLPGVQTEIMVNSLHTHLNRDAGTVCEVLRILRVHGTRPAFAGQNVPIR